Proteins encoded within one genomic window of Kibdelosporangium phytohabitans:
- a CDS encoding PPA1309 family protein — MTAVSSTSDGLPALAEEVEQFVAAAGWDQPPQLFALVPTAELLRMQPELAGQLDGGSALTPIAQDSLPDGDLGAALAGIMWPEAVRGCALVQEVVVLPPEAEAEMAASGEDEDRLRQLAADHPERQEARLVAAVLRDGGEACVMRLRDHDDLLKGADLAPNLTAALHATFA; from the coding sequence ATGACCGCCGTGTCGAGCACTTCAGACGGCCTGCCCGCGCTGGCGGAAGAGGTCGAGCAGTTCGTGGCCGCGGCGGGCTGGGACCAGCCTCCGCAGCTGTTCGCCCTGGTCCCGACCGCCGAGCTGCTGCGGATGCAACCCGAGTTGGCCGGTCAGCTCGACGGGGGATCGGCGCTGACCCCGATCGCGCAGGATTCGTTGCCAGATGGTGACCTGGGCGCCGCGCTCGCCGGCATCATGTGGCCGGAGGCGGTCAGGGGATGCGCGTTGGTCCAGGAGGTCGTGGTGCTCCCGCCCGAGGCGGAGGCCGAGATGGCCGCGTCGGGTGAGGACGAGGACAGGCTGCGGCAGCTGGCCGCCGACCACCCGGAGCGCCAGGAGGCGCGCCTGGTCGCCGCGGTGCTGCGGGATGGCGGCGAGGCGTGCGTCATGCGCCTGCGCGACCACGACGACCTGCTGAAAGGCGCCGACCTGGCGCCGAACCTGACCGCCGCCCTGCACGCCACCTTCGCCTGA
- a CDS encoding UPF0182 family protein — MASRPSIGLPKLSRRSRILLTIAAVIVVLLIVGARLIDTYVDWLWFGEVGFQSVFTTELLTRIGLFFAVGVFVGGLLAVSLTIAYRTRPVFVPVSGAEDPLARYRSTIVQRVRLFGIGLPVVTGIVAGWAAQGDWQRVQLLFNAVPFGKVDPEFGIDIGFYAFKLPFYEWLISWFYVALVVAFIGAVITHYIFGGIRLAGRGGQLSGPARVHLSTVAGLFVLVYAVDYFFDRYELLYSSRNDTFTGATYTDLNAVMPAKLILMSIAIFCAIAFFVGAFLRNLQLPAIALVLLVLSGLLVGVAWPAVLDQFSVKPNANEKEAKSIERNLVATKEAFGLTDDKVKIEDYPKTGAAEPSSAEIRNDKGTIPNVRLLDPGILAPTFTQREARANFYGFPDKLDVDRYEVNGKVQDYVVAVREIKTSGLTEQQNSWINRHMVYTHGNGFVAAPANTIDRAPSPVGATGANASQQGGYPQFTVSDLNALDKKEKMDIPVTEPRIYYGELATTYAIVGGKAGEAPGEYDPVGESKYLYKGKGGVPIDGLFNRLVFAAYEGERNILFNTGIGEGSKIMYNRDPRERVKKAAPWLTVDTDPYPAVIDGRIQWIVDGYTTLDNYPYSQSTSLGQVTTDSLAGVPRQQDKKIGYIRNSVKATVDAYDGSVTLYGIDESDPVLKAWSGVFPGTVKPAKDVPKSLKQHFRYPEDLFKVQRDLLARYHVTTPQDYFSQLSFWDVPSDPTKEGSDSGAAAKQPPYYVLAQAPGQGKPTFQVTSALTALRQQFLAAWVSVSSEPEDYGQFKVLRLPTQGNPTPGPNQVQNQMRTTDKFTQERTLFQNTGVDVRYGNLLTLPVGGGLIYVEPIYLQQKDVNAFPQLARVLVAYKNRVGFAATLSDALDQVFGPGSGSSTTQPGQTTDPTKPPASTPPTSSNTPAPPNTGGASPELNAAINDITTALAKLKTAQQGGGLAEIGKAIEELDAATKKYDQAKAASTQQPPPQTSNPPSSPTPPGGG; from the coding sequence GTGGCCTCTCGGCCCTCGATCGGCTTGCCGAAGCTGTCTCGCCGCAGCCGCATCCTGCTGACCATCGCGGCGGTGATCGTCGTACTGCTCATCGTCGGCGCCCGGCTCATCGACACGTACGTCGACTGGCTGTGGTTCGGTGAGGTCGGCTTCCAGTCGGTGTTCACCACCGAACTGCTCACCAGGATCGGGCTCTTCTTCGCCGTCGGTGTGTTCGTCGGCGGCCTGCTGGCGGTCAGCCTGACCATCGCCTACCGGACCCGGCCGGTGTTCGTGCCGGTGTCCGGCGCGGAGGACCCGCTCGCCAGATACCGCTCGACGATCGTGCAGCGGGTCCGGCTGTTCGGCATCGGCCTGCCGGTCGTCACCGGGATCGTCGCGGGCTGGGCGGCGCAGGGTGACTGGCAGCGCGTGCAACTGCTGTTCAACGCGGTCCCGTTCGGCAAGGTCGACCCCGAGTTCGGCATCGACATCGGCTTCTACGCCTTCAAGCTGCCGTTCTACGAGTGGCTGATCAGCTGGTTCTACGTCGCGCTCGTCGTCGCCTTCATCGGCGCGGTGATCACGCACTACATCTTCGGCGGCATCCGGCTGGCCGGGCGCGGCGGACAGCTCTCCGGCCCCGCGCGGGTGCACCTGTCCACCGTGGCGGGCCTGTTCGTGCTGGTCTACGCGGTCGACTACTTCTTCGACCGGTACGAGCTGCTGTACTCCAGCCGCAACGACACCTTCACCGGCGCGACGTACACCGACCTCAACGCGGTGATGCCGGCCAAGCTGATCCTGATGTCGATCGCGATCTTCTGCGCCATCGCCTTCTTCGTCGGCGCGTTCCTGCGCAACCTGCAGCTGCCCGCGATCGCGCTGGTCCTGCTGGTGCTGTCCGGCCTGCTGGTCGGCGTCGCGTGGCCCGCCGTGCTCGACCAGTTCTCGGTCAAGCCGAACGCCAACGAGAAGGAAGCCAAGTCGATCGAACGCAACCTGGTGGCCACCAAGGAGGCCTTCGGGTTGACCGACGACAAGGTCAAGATCGAGGACTACCCGAAGACGGGCGCGGCCGAACCGTCGTCGGCGGAGATCCGCAACGACAAGGGCACCATCCCGAACGTCCGGCTGCTCGACCCGGGCATCCTGGCGCCGACGTTCACCCAGCGGGAAGCCAGGGCCAACTTCTACGGCTTCCCCGACAAACTCGACGTCGACCGCTACGAGGTCAACGGCAAGGTGCAGGACTACGTCGTCGCGGTCCGCGAGATCAAGACGTCCGGGCTGACCGAGCAGCAGAACTCGTGGATCAACCGGCACATGGTCTACACGCACGGCAACGGCTTCGTGGCCGCGCCCGCGAACACGATCGACCGCGCGCCCAGCCCGGTCGGCGCGACCGGCGCCAACGCCAGCCAGCAGGGCGGATACCCGCAGTTCACGGTCAGCGACCTGAACGCGCTGGACAAAAAAGAGAAGATGGACATCCCGGTCACCGAACCGCGGATCTACTACGGCGAACTGGCGACGACGTACGCCATCGTCGGCGGCAAGGCGGGCGAGGCGCCCGGCGAGTACGACCCGGTGGGCGAGTCCAAGTACCTGTACAAGGGCAAGGGCGGCGTCCCGATCGACGGCCTGTTCAACCGGCTGGTGTTCGCCGCCTACGAGGGCGAGCGCAACATCCTGTTCAACACCGGCATCGGTGAAGGCTCGAAGATCATGTACAACCGCGACCCGCGCGAGCGGGTCAAGAAGGCCGCGCCGTGGCTGACGGTCGACACGGACCCGTACCCCGCGGTGATCGACGGTCGCATCCAGTGGATCGTGGACGGGTACACCACGCTGGACAACTACCCGTACTCGCAGTCCACCTCGCTGGGCCAGGTCACCACCGACTCCCTCGCCGGAGTCCCGCGCCAGCAGGACAAGAAGATCGGCTACATCCGCAACTCGGTGAAAGCCACGGTCGACGCGTACGACGGCTCGGTGACGCTGTACGGCATCGACGAAAGCGACCCCGTGCTCAAGGCGTGGTCCGGTGTCTTCCCCGGCACGGTGAAGCCGGCCAAGGACGTGCCCAAGTCGCTGAAGCAGCACTTCCGCTACCCGGAGGACCTGTTCAAGGTCCAGCGCGACCTGTTGGCGCGCTACCACGTGACCACGCCGCAGGACTACTTCTCCCAGCTGAGCTTCTGGGACGTGCCCTCCGACCCGACCAAGGAAGGCAGCGACAGCGGTGCGGCGGCCAAGCAGCCGCCGTACTACGTGCTCGCCCAAGCACCAGGTCAGGGCAAACCGACGTTCCAGGTGACCAGCGCGCTCACCGCGTTGCGGCAGCAGTTCCTGGCCGCGTGGGTCTCGGTGTCGTCCGAACCCGAGGACTACGGCCAGTTCAAGGTGCTGCGACTACCGACGCAGGGCAACCCGACACCAGGTCCCAACCAGGTCCAGAACCAGATGCGGACCACGGACAAGTTCACCCAGGAACGAACCCTGTTCCAGAACACCGGCGTCGACGTGCGGTACGGAAACCTGCTGACCCTGCCCGTCGGCGGCGGACTGATCTACGTCGAACCGATCTACCTGCAGCAGAAGGACGTCAACGCGTTCCCGCAGCTGGCACGCGTCCTCGTCGCGTACAAGAACAGGGTCGGATTCGCGGCGACGCTGTCCGACGCGCTCGACCAAGTCTTCGGGCCGGGCAGCGGATCCTCCACAACCCAACCGGGCCAGACAACCGACCCGACGAAGCCACCGGCGTCGACACCGCCGACGTCCAGCAACACCCCGGCACCCCCGAACACCGGCGGAGCCAGCCCGGAGCTGAACGCGGCGATCAACGACATCACCACGGCACTGGCGAAACTCAAGACAGCACAACAAGGCGGAGGCCTCGCCGAAATCGGCAAGGCAATCGAAGAACTCGACGCGGCGACAAAGAAGTACGACCAAGCCAAAGCCGCGAGCACCCAACAACCACCGCCGCAAACAAGCAACCCACCGTCATCGCCGACACCCCCCGGCGGAGGCTGA
- a CDS encoding GlxA family transcriptional regulator, giving the protein MSKLVLIPLFDGVQSLDVTGPLEVFTGAARYAGRNVYEVRTASAGGAVIRCSSGLRITPDLDLADAPVPHTLIVPGGYGTLDGQPELVDWVRGNAMGAERIVSVCSGAFLLAEAGLLAGRRVTTHWSACELLAKQYPDVEVDPEPIFVRDGKIATSAGVTSGIDLALALVEEDLGRECALVIARHLVMYLRRPGNQTQFSAPLTVQAAERQPLRDVQQWIVEHPGAKLSVDALAERANLSPRQFARVFTAETGMTPGKYVDRVRLEAARRLLEDTSAGITRVARDCGYGTPETMRRAFIRTLGVSPAEYRRRF; this is encoded by the coding sequence ATGTCGAAGCTCGTGCTGATCCCCTTGTTCGACGGGGTGCAGAGCCTGGATGTGACCGGACCGCTCGAGGTCTTCACGGGCGCGGCGAGGTACGCGGGGAGGAATGTCTACGAGGTGCGCACCGCCTCGGCTGGGGGTGCTGTGATCCGCTGTTCGAGCGGCCTGCGGATCACACCCGACTTGGACTTGGCGGACGCCCCGGTGCCGCACACGTTGATCGTCCCCGGCGGCTACGGGACGCTGGACGGCCAGCCCGAGTTGGTGGACTGGGTGCGCGGGAACGCGATGGGGGCGGAGCGGATCGTGTCCGTCTGCAGCGGCGCGTTCTTGCTGGCTGAGGCTGGCCTGTTGGCGGGCAGGCGTGTGACGACGCACTGGTCGGCGTGTGAGCTGTTGGCGAAGCAGTACCCGGACGTCGAGGTGGATCCGGAGCCGATTTTCGTGCGGGACGGGAAGATCGCCACGTCGGCGGGCGTGACCAGCGGAATCGACTTGGCGCTTGCCTTGGTCGAGGAGGACCTGGGCAGGGAGTGCGCCTTGGTCATCGCGAGACATCTCGTGATGTATCTGAGAAGGCCGGGCAACCAGACCCAGTTCAGCGCTCCGCTGACCGTGCAGGCGGCGGAGCGTCAGCCGCTGAGGGATGTCCAGCAGTGGATTGTGGAGCACCCGGGCGCGAAGTTGTCGGTGGATGCTCTGGCGGAGCGCGCGAATCTCTCACCTCGCCAGTTCGCGAGGGTTTTCACGGCGGAAACCGGCATGACCCCGGGCAAGTACGTGGACCGGGTCCGCCTGGAAGCAGCCCGCCGCCTCCTGGAAGACACATCAGCGGGCATAACCCGAGTAGCCCGTGACTGCGGCTACGGAACCCCGGAAACAATGCGCCGCGCCTTCATCCGAACCCTAGGCGTCTCCCCCGCCGAATACCGCCGCCGCTTCTAG